A window of the Cystobacter fuscus genome harbors these coding sequences:
- a CDS encoding LysR substrate-binding domain-containing protein gives MRLFNSTTRCVALTPEGQRYLDDTRGVLAASSLVALPLTTLRHVVVASPALLAAHGAPTHPRALRGLPCVRILPHGRVGWHFVDADGATLRVPVEGGFDVNHIATAVEACVAGLGFGQFLSYQVAEPLRAGRLRLVLADFEQAPRPVHVVYPHARLLPLRTRMFVDALRRALAGFDPLADVPVTRRSV, from the coding sequence CCACGCGGTGCGTGGCACTGACGCCCGAAGGCCAGCGCTATCTCGACGACACACGCGGTGTGCTGGCCGCCTCATCGCTGGTGGCGCTGCCGCTGACGACACTGCGTCACGTGGTGGTGGCCAGCCCGGCCTTGCTCGCGGCACACGGCGCGCCGACGCATCCACGCGCGCTGCGCGGCCTGCCCTGCGTGCGCATATTGCCCCACGGCAGGGTCGGTTGGCATTTCGTCGACGCTGACGGCGCCACGCTGCGGGTGCCGGTGGAGGGCGGTTTCGACGTCAATCACATCGCCACGGCGGTGGAAGCCTGCGTGGCGGGGTTGGGCTTCGGTCAGTTTTTGTCGTACCAGGTGGCAGAGCCACTGCGTGCAGGGCGACTGCGCCTGGTCCTCGCCGACTTCGAGCAGGCACCGCGGCCCGTGCATGTCGTCTATCCCCACGCGCGACTGCTGCCGCTGCGCACCCGGATGTTCGTCGATGCGCTGCGGCGGGCGCTGGCTGGATTTGATCCGCTGGCGGATGTACCCGTGACGCGCAGGTCGGTTTGA
- a CDS encoding phospholipase D-like domain-containing protein, whose product MNTLSRLLIACLWCGTACVRRDFPEQLRVRDHVPSSGPELSLALYQSVGIGLRPGHGVELVQDERILDTLEEEIREARESIHLLLSRWEPGDASRRLVQALAARRPEVECRILVDPLQSPAFKDQVESQLVRAGCEVRAFRPFIGQEVVFADSRLEARNHRQLVIRDGRGGLTGGFGAVAPRGGTRDTYVHVEGPAVRQLQQSFARDWLEAGGGLLPESAFPPLDSQGEARAGFIASTGSPSLSHSERMVQVLLASAQHRLWLTNACFVPTPATVDTLIHKAKSGVDVRILVPGLEGADTTARVLAAQRSSYERLLENGVRLWEYQRAPLESRTMLVDDHLVAVGTTNLQAHASALLEEGALVVEDGPLAHSLATSFEQDLTHAVEIRKEQWRERGWFQRFTYRLPSSAAGCR is encoded by the coding sequence GTGAATACCCTCTCGCGCCTCTTGATCGCCTGCCTGTGGTGCGGCACGGCGTGCGTCCGCCGGGACTTCCCGGAGCAGCTCCGCGTCCGCGACCACGTGCCCAGTTCCGGGCCCGAGCTGTCCCTCGCCCTCTACCAGTCCGTGGGCATCGGCCTGCGGCCCGGCCATGGGGTGGAGCTCGTCCAGGACGAGCGCATCCTCGACACTCTCGAGGAGGAAATCCGCGAGGCGCGCGAGTCCATCCACCTGCTGTTGTCCCGGTGGGAGCCCGGCGACGCCTCACGGCGGCTCGTCCAGGCGCTCGCCGCGCGCCGGCCGGAGGTGGAGTGCCGCATCCTCGTGGACCCCCTCCAGAGCCCGGCCTTCAAGGACCAGGTGGAGTCCCAACTGGTGCGCGCGGGCTGCGAGGTGCGTGCCTTCCGGCCCTTCATCGGCCAGGAGGTGGTGTTCGCCGACTCGCGGCTGGAGGCGCGCAACCACCGGCAGCTCGTCATCCGGGACGGCCGGGGCGGCCTCACCGGCGGTTTCGGCGCCGTGGCCCCTCGCGGCGGCACCCGCGACACCTATGTCCACGTCGAGGGCCCCGCCGTGCGCCAGTTGCAGCAGTCCTTCGCCCGGGACTGGCTCGAGGCCGGCGGCGGGCTGCTGCCCGAGTCCGCCTTTCCTCCGCTCGACTCCCAGGGCGAGGCGCGCGCCGGCTTCATCGCGAGCACCGGCTCGCCCTCGCTGAGCCACTCCGAGCGCATGGTGCAGGTGCTGCTCGCCTCCGCCCAGCACCGCCTGTGGCTCACCAACGCGTGCTTCGTGCCCACCCCCGCCACCGTGGACACGCTCATCCACAAGGCCAAGAGCGGCGTGGACGTGCGCATCCTCGTGCCCGGACTCGAGGGCGCGGACACCACCGCCCGCGTGCTCGCCGCGCAGCGCTCCTCCTACGAGCGGCTGCTGGAGAACGGGGTGCGCCTGTGGGAGTACCAACGCGCTCCCCTGGAGTCGCGCACCATGCTCGTGGACGACCACCTCGTGGCCGTGGGCACCACCAACCTCCAAGCCCACGCAAGCGCCCTGCTCGAGGAAGGCGCGCTCGTCGTCGAGGACGGGCCCCTGGCCCACTCGCTCGCCACCAGCTTCGAGCAGGACCTGACCCACGCGGTGGAAATCCGCAAGGAGCAGTGGCGCGAACGCGGTTGGTTCCAGCGCTTCACCTACCGGCTCCCCTCCTCGGCCGCGGGCTGCCGCTGA
- a CDS encoding IS66 family transposase has translation MALSRCELLGQCEALWTFMHREDVPATNNHAERLLRHIVCMRKVSFGTKSPEGSRFIERILTAVTTLRLQNRPVLPFLTHAVESWLHGHSAPSLLPSAYPPLHAAT, from the coding sequence GTGGCACTCTCGCGATGCGAGCTGCTGGGGCAGTGCGAGGCGCTATGGACATTCATGCACCGTGAGGACGTGCCCGCCACCAACAACCATGCGGAGCGGCTGCTGCGCCATATCGTCTGTATGCGCAAGGTGTCCTTCGGCACCAAGAGCCCCGAAGGCAGCCGCTTCATCGAGCGCATTCTCACCGCCGTGACCACACTGCGGTTGCAGAACCGTCCCGTTCTCCCCTTCCTCACTCATGCTGTTGAGTCCTGGCTGCATGGCCACAGCGCGCCCTCTCTGCTGCCCTCTGCTTACCCGCCACTTCATGCTGCTACTTGA
- a CDS encoding YgaP family membrane protein — MESWNQNSADAVRAHAPREVNSRIDAQVERCVRHMAEQTDHSVISRYLEGLEKEWDLNRVVMVAASAVSLLGWVMAPPRGGGWRVVGAVASGLLLQQGVFGFGPLSLLARRLGVRTRREIDLEKFALKALRGDFMRIPHEGGPLARANAALVAAQSD, encoded by the coding sequence ATGGAATCCTGGAACCAGAATTCGGCCGACGCCGTGCGCGCGCACGCGCCGCGAGAGGTGAACAGCCGCATCGACGCCCAGGTGGAGCGATGCGTGCGGCACATGGCGGAGCAGACGGACCACTCGGTCATCAGCCGCTATCTGGAGGGGCTGGAGAAGGAGTGGGACCTGAACCGGGTGGTGATGGTGGCCGCGTCGGCGGTGTCGCTCCTGGGGTGGGTGATGGCACCACCGCGCGGTGGGGGGTGGCGGGTGGTGGGCGCGGTGGCGTCGGGGCTGCTGTTGCAGCAGGGGGTGTTCGGCTTCGGTCCCCTGTCGCTGCTCGCGCGCCGGCTGGGGGTGCGCACCCGGAGGGAGATCGACCTGGAGAAGTTCGCCCTCAAGGCGCTCCGGGGAGACTTCATGCGGATTCCGCACGAGGGCGGCCCCCTGGCGCGGGCCAACGCCGCGCTGGTGGCCGCCCAGTCCGACTGA
- a CDS encoding DUF6310 domain-containing protein: protein MLAERCYHALDHDRIEFHDPTGRCAIASAGAAAMGLGVGVCVLAAPEIIVGAVVVAGVVVVGFAIKEALDTYAEKRGRPQVRPPPTLPETRPVPEARPVPVTRPVPEVKPVPVTKPAPPKPSPKKRPKPEPTGPDFPPLEPPEVTERDRPRCEPIPEPHAGKDDAHNKCADQFPPNRYPGMDVLVGGVSFDALQVGVRVLWEIKTHQFDTYPDYIRDREIEKELEQIEKERKAAAACGYDFIIGVSTQAHKEALLAVVPSLRIVVTGCKR from the coding sequence GTGCTGGCGGAGCGGTGCTATCACGCCCTCGACCATGACCGGATCGAGTTTCACGACCCCACGGGAAGATGCGCGATTGCCTCTGCGGGTGCCGCTGCCATGGGACTCGGGGTCGGGGTCTGCGTGCTGGCGGCACCTGAGATCATCGTGGGAGCGGTAGTTGTGGCGGGCGTTGTGGTGGTGGGCTTCGCCATCAAAGAAGCGTTGGATACTTACGCGGAGAAGAGGGGCCGTCCCCAGGTTCGGCCACCGCCTACGCTGCCGGAGACGCGGCCGGTGCCGGAAGCGCGGCCCGTGCCTGTAACGCGCCCCGTGCCAGAAGTGAAGCCCGTGCCTGTAACGAAGCCTGCCCCGCCGAAGCCCTCGCCGAAAAAAAGGCCCAAGCCGGAGCCAACAGGGCCGGATTTCCCTCCTCTGGAGCCACCCGAAGTCACGGAGCGAGATCGCCCCAGGTGCGAACCCATCCCGGAACCGCACGCGGGCAAGGATGACGCGCATAACAAGTGCGCCGATCAGTTTCCGCCTAACCGCTATCCCGGAATGGATGTGCTCGTGGGCGGCGTGAGCTTCGATGCGCTGCAAGTCGGCGTGCGTGTGCTGTGGGAAATCAAGACCCATCAATTCGACACGTATCCTGACTATATCCGGGATCGGGAGATTGAGAAGGAGTTGGAGCAAATAGAAAAGGAGCGAAAAGCTGCGGCGGCGTGTGGATATGACTTCATCATTGGGGTGAGCACCCAAGCGCACAAAGAAGCGCTGCTCGCTGTTGTTCCCTCCCTCAGGATCGTCGTCACGGGATGCAAACGATGA
- a CDS encoding DUF5953 family protein: MTTQNRLVLTVYAPALVGDDKRTLAAVHGMEKALPGLRLEWRVTGGRRLAALPQRDAWLVEKIKDGGFPLVCNGDESYPVTVMGRGSSGLFSPGGQALFEVHAKLPLDAAVIAAAAEMLERVAEGTHAFWGRATPHDAAVDIAYQTAPTLEGPPSPRRGLPALKLFEHIRSPEIPYYLGWLNYWSAAAAKAIGFPDPARDAELLTRARRTASGGWVVQLTDAPLDLDNPTHLDALLRAYERFPVIGGRAAP; the protein is encoded by the coding sequence ATGACCACCCAAAATCGCCTCGTTCTGACCGTCTACGCGCCTGCGCTCGTGGGTGACGACAAACGCACACTCGCTGCCGTTCATGGGATGGAAAAGGCGCTCCCCGGCTTGCGTCTAGAGTGGCGAGTTACCGGGGGGCGACGGCTTGCTGCGTTGCCACAGCGCGACGCGTGGCTCGTAGAAAAGATTAAGGACGGGGGCTTCCCTCTTGTGTGCAACGGGGACGAGAGTTACCCCGTGACGGTTATGGGGAGGGGAAGCTCGGGACTCTTCAGCCCTGGCGGTCAGGCCCTGTTTGAAGTCCATGCGAAGTTGCCGCTAGATGCGGCGGTTATCGCGGCAGCGGCGGAGATGCTGGAGCGCGTAGCGGAGGGCACACACGCGTTCTGGGGGCGTGCGACGCCACACGACGCCGCGGTGGACATTGCGTATCAGACAGCACCCACGCTGGAAGGGCCGCCGTCCCCACGCCGGGGGCTGCCCGCCCTGAAGCTCTTCGAGCACATCCGCTCGCCCGAGATTCCCTATTACCTCGGATGGCTGAACTACTGGTCTGCCGCTGCCGCGAAGGCCATCGGATTCCCGGATCCTGCTCGCGATGCCGAGCTGCTCACGCGGGCTCGGCGCACGGCATCGGGAGGGTGGGTTGTGCAGCTCACCGATGCGCCGCTCGACCTGGACAACCCTACCCACCTGGACGCGCTCCTGCGGGCTTATGAGCGCTTCCCGGTGATCGGCGGGCGCGCAGCCCCTTGA
- a CDS encoding CotH kinase family protein yields the protein MPVVNGRPSLQVPSPTPGSPPPSEQPPPPSTGEPPTESPPPSTDKPPPVPDEQRPFVLPAVQKSVQAYELIFPPGVMEMFYADKDTPEQDAIFRYQGVDYPVKARLRGASARDFPKKSWNVSFEKDSPFEGRTSLNLVAGYSDASMLAEKIAFDLLAAMRVPAAKVKFVRLSLNGKPEGVFLDIEQINKSFLSAHDFADKDASIYRAGWKDTEFKPRSWKVPYQGDWLKKTNEKKEGHEALDQVLAVINRTPEPELPQALARAMDLEGYVRSMVMDALMANNYIEDSESYFIYDHVTKRWVYAAWDLNNVDARWWYQMARGPDLVPIYDQPLYSFTLGNPEVANRYRARKGIHPGYLPVFSNLATRIVMNPELRSRLEARLDKALRELFTMEVMGPYIDQLHEVIAPYMALDPYMDHAKFEEGDEFIKEFVRLRRAFILKELERMEAHEPGVVLEALDTKAGWVELRNRGTTPVNLAGQVLTTNLRRNIPALLQAEPTAAPREQAGKRVGTVLAARTLAPGARMRLTAAELGLTFSPEGELGLFDGQSVSGLKDALFYGKLPDGQHYERAEDGAWKTR from the coding sequence ATGCCCGTGGTGAACGGCCGTCCTTCCCTCCAGGTGCCCTCACCCACGCCAGGAAGTCCGCCACCGAGCGAGCAACCCCCTCCTCCCTCCACCGGCGAGCCCCCCACGGAGTCTCCGCCTCCGTCGACGGACAAACCTCCGCCCGTCCCCGACGAGCAGCGCCCCTTCGTCCTGCCCGCCGTGCAGAAGAGCGTGCAAGCGTATGAGCTCATCTTCCCACCCGGCGTGATGGAGATGTTCTACGCGGACAAGGACACGCCCGAGCAGGACGCCATCTTCCGCTACCAGGGCGTCGACTACCCGGTGAAGGCACGCCTGCGGGGCGCCTCCGCACGCGACTTCCCCAAGAAGAGCTGGAACGTGAGCTTCGAGAAGGACTCGCCCTTCGAGGGGCGCACCTCGCTCAACCTCGTGGCCGGCTACTCGGACGCGTCGATGCTGGCGGAGAAGATCGCCTTCGATCTGCTGGCCGCCATGCGGGTGCCCGCCGCGAAGGTGAAGTTCGTCCGGCTGAGCCTCAACGGAAAGCCCGAGGGCGTCTTCCTGGACATCGAGCAGATCAACAAGTCCTTCCTGAGCGCCCATGACTTCGCGGACAAGGACGCCTCCATCTACCGCGCCGGCTGGAAGGACACCGAGTTCAAGCCGCGCTCCTGGAAGGTGCCCTATCAGGGAGACTGGCTGAAGAAGACCAACGAGAAGAAGGAAGGCCACGAGGCCCTGGACCAGGTGCTCGCCGTCATCAACCGCACCCCCGAGCCCGAGCTGCCCCAGGCGCTCGCGCGCGCCATGGACCTGGAGGGCTACGTGCGCTCCATGGTCATGGACGCGCTGATGGCCAACAACTACATCGAGGACTCGGAGAGCTACTTCATCTACGACCATGTGACGAAGCGCTGGGTCTACGCCGCGTGGGATCTCAACAACGTGGACGCGCGCTGGTGGTACCAGATGGCACGCGGCCCGGACCTGGTGCCCATCTACGATCAGCCGCTCTACTCCTTCACCCTGGGCAACCCCGAGGTGGCCAATCGCTACCGCGCTCGCAAGGGCATCCACCCGGGCTACCTGCCCGTCTTCTCCAACCTGGCCACCCGCATCGTGATGAACCCCGAGCTGCGCTCTCGCCTGGAGGCCCGCCTGGACAAGGCCCTGCGCGAACTCTTCACCATGGAGGTCATGGGGCCCTACATCGACCAGTTGCACGAGGTCATCGCGCCGTACATGGCCCTGGATCCCTATATGGACCACGCCAAGTTCGAGGAAGGCGATGAGTTCATCAAGGAGTTCGTCCGGCTGCGGCGCGCGTTCATCCTGAAGGAACTCGAGCGCATGGAGGCCCACGAGCCTGGCGTGGTGCTGGAGGCGCTGGACACGAAGGCCGGCTGGGTCGAGCTGCGCAACCGAGGCACCACGCCCGTGAATCTGGCTGGACAGGTGCTGACCACGAACCTGCGGCGCAACATCCCCGCCCTGCTCCAGGCCGAGCCCACGGCGGCTCCTCGCGAGCAGGCCGGCAAACGCGTGGGCACCGTGCTCGCGGCGAGGACGCTGGCCCCCGGGGCTCGCATGCGGCTGACCGCCGCCGAGCTGGGGCTCACCTTCTCACCCGAGGGGGAACTCGGCCTCTTCGACGGCCAGTCCGTGTCAGGCCTGAAGGACGCGCTCTTCTACGGCAAGCTCCCGGACGGCCAGCACTACGAGCGCGCCGAGGATGGAGCCTGGAAGACGCGCTGA
- a CDS encoding ATP-binding protein yields MPLPPRSRAPLARSTLIKMGVRIAVVIALTTFFSYLHMFHTLRTEALAQLEQHVSERSQREEAIFLLAEDNLAVLRKALGDRIRTLGPGDVGARFDSLFVRLPDGSVRSRPESFDGTRAPGVFVPRGVTLDEDLRRWLLASYDVLSWYGPAFHVRFTDTFVTLPGGPIILYWPERPTWVLDAEPGLMVTDLEYFATSLPKNNPERRTIWSELYLDTVSGRSMTSVTAPLDLDGRHVAALSQDVLMEELRARTVNDHLPGTFNVIFREDGKLIAHPEMEEDHLRRIVERVKARQPGQAVLELPERNQYLAMGQLRGPGWSFVTVLPESIVTKPALQAARYVLLLGLVSLVLELAIMAWVLRHQITHPLVAFTQATDRVASGDFHVELDTSRNDELGQLARSFQLMADKVQQREQALREANEGLEQRIEERTRELKEVHTQLVQSARRAGMAEIATNVLHNVGNVLNSVYTSAQLAKERMEGMRLEHVDRVANLLQERQSDLGTFLSQDERGRNVLPFLGKLGQNLLDERQEIISLLDDVGRYTEHVGDIVKVQQNYARTPRLQEPVHLAGLVEDALRINAAGLTRHQVKVVRQLADLPPLLTDKHKTLMILVNLISNAKYAMDEVPPAERLLTVKMERTANDQVRIQVHDNGMGIAPEMLTRIFQYGFTTRREGHGFGLHSSALAAHEMEGSLTVHSEGPGHGATFTLALPYLAASQQAV; encoded by the coding sequence ATGCCTCTCCCTCCCCGCTCCCGTGCTCCGCTGGCCCGCTCGACGCTCATCAAGATGGGCGTGCGTATCGCGGTGGTCATCGCCCTGACGACCTTCTTCAGCTACCTCCACATGTTCCACACGCTGCGCACCGAGGCGCTCGCGCAGCTGGAGCAGCATGTCTCGGAGCGCAGCCAGCGGGAGGAGGCCATCTTCCTGCTGGCCGAGGACAACCTCGCCGTCCTCAGGAAGGCCCTGGGGGATCGCATCCGGACCCTGGGCCCAGGGGACGTGGGCGCGCGCTTCGACAGTCTGTTCGTGCGGCTGCCCGACGGCTCGGTCCGCAGCCGTCCCGAGAGCTTCGATGGCACGAGGGCGCCAGGCGTCTTCGTCCCCCGGGGCGTCACCCTCGACGAGGACCTGCGCCGCTGGTTGCTGGCCTCCTATGACGTGCTCTCCTGGTACGGGCCCGCCTTCCACGTCCGCTTCACGGACACCTTTGTCACTCTGCCCGGGGGGCCGATCATCCTCTACTGGCCCGAGCGCCCCACCTGGGTCCTCGACGCCGAGCCCGGTTTGATGGTCACCGATCTGGAGTACTTCGCCACCAGCCTGCCCAAGAACAACCCGGAGCGGCGGACGATCTGGTCCGAGCTCTACCTGGATACAGTCAGCGGCAGATCGATGACCTCGGTCACCGCTCCCCTGGACCTCGACGGCCGGCATGTCGCGGCGCTCAGCCAGGACGTGCTCATGGAGGAGCTGAGGGCCCGCACCGTCAACGACCACCTGCCCGGCACGTTCAACGTCATCTTCCGCGAGGACGGCAAGCTCATCGCCCATCCCGAAATGGAAGAGGACCACCTGCGGCGCATCGTCGAGCGGGTGAAGGCCCGTCAGCCCGGGCAGGCCGTGCTGGAGCTGCCGGAGCGTAACCAGTACCTCGCCATGGGACAGCTGCGGGGCCCTGGCTGGAGCTTCGTCACCGTGCTCCCCGAGAGCATCGTGACGAAGCCCGCCCTCCAGGCCGCCCGCTACGTGCTGCTGCTCGGCCTCGTGTCGCTCGTCCTCGAGCTGGCCATCATGGCCTGGGTGCTCAGGCATCAGATCACCCATCCGCTGGTGGCCTTCACCCAGGCCACCGACCGGGTCGCCTCCGGTGACTTCCACGTGGAGTTGGACACCTCGCGCAACGACGAGCTGGGGCAACTGGCCCGCTCCTTCCAGCTCATGGCCGACAAGGTCCAGCAGCGCGAGCAGGCCCTGCGCGAGGCCAACGAGGGCCTGGAGCAGCGCATCGAGGAGCGCACCCGTGAGCTCAAGGAAGTCCACACGCAGCTGGTGCAGTCGGCCCGCCGGGCGGGCATGGCGGAGATCGCCACCAACGTGCTGCACAACGTGGGCAACGTGCTCAACAGCGTCTACACCTCGGCCCAGCTCGCCAAGGAGCGCATGGAGGGCATGCGCCTGGAGCACGTGGACCGCGTGGCCAACCTGCTCCAGGAGCGCCAGTCCGACCTCGGCACCTTCCTCTCCCAGGACGAGCGCGGCAGGAACGTCCTGCCCTTCCTGGGCAAGCTGGGTCAGAACCTGCTCGACGAGCGCCAGGAGATCATCTCCCTGCTCGACGACGTGGGCCGCTACACCGAGCACGTGGGCGACATCGTCAAGGTGCAGCAGAACTACGCGCGCACGCCCCGGCTTCAGGAGCCCGTGCACCTGGCGGGGCTGGTGGAGGACGCGCTGCGCATCAACGCCGCCGGGCTCACCCGCCACCAGGTGAAGGTGGTGCGCCAGCTGGCCGACCTGCCCCCCCTGCTCACCGACAAGCACAAGACGCTGATGATCCTGGTCAACCTGATCAGCAACGCCAAGTACGCCATGGACGAAGTGCCTCCCGCCGAGCGGCTCCTCACCGTGAAGATGGAGCGCACCGCCAACGACCAGGTGCGCATCCAGGTGCATGACAACGGCATGGGCATCGCGCCGGAGATGCTCACCCGCATCTTCCAGTACGGCTTCACCACCCGGCGGGAGGGGCATGGCTTCGGCCTGCACTCCAGCGCCCTGGCGGCCCATGAGATGGAGGGCTCGCTCACCGTCCACAGCGAGGGGCCGGGCCACGGAGCCACCTTCACGCTGGCGCTGCCCTATCTCGCGGCGTCTCAACAGGCGGTGTGA
- a CDS encoding DUF2381 family protein: MRFADGAAPASASFWLVGHAARGTRRVEVFRQPRPPEVLKKERDEAQAEARRCQEDNVRSYVREQPANALRLDEAWSYSYTGKGETRPTSVAVRLGLSNPGAEPWTQAGAALVDSTGEEVELARWQESPIPANGAGAVVVGIERAPAQLGCPCTLKLWEAGGPRTVTLGNVTFQVVHNAVP, encoded by the coding sequence GTGCGCTTCGCGGATGGCGCGGCACCGGCGAGCGCGAGCTTTTGGCTTGTGGGCCATGCTGCAAGGGGAACGCGCCGCGTGGAGGTGTTCCGCCAGCCACGCCCGCCTGAGGTGCTCAAGAAAGAGAGGGACGAGGCACAGGCCGAAGCGCGCCGGTGCCAGGAGGACAACGTTCGCTCGTATGTGAGGGAGCAGCCGGCCAACGCGCTGCGGCTCGATGAAGCATGGAGCTACAGCTACACCGGCAAGGGCGAGACCCGCCCGACAAGCGTGGCTGTGCGGCTGGGCCTCTCCAACCCCGGCGCTGAGCCCTGGACGCAGGCGGGGGCTGCGTTGGTGGACTCGACGGGGGAAGAGGTGGAGCTTGCCCGGTGGCAAGAGTCACCCATTCCCGCGAATGGTGCCGGTGCCGTCGTGGTGGGCATAGAGAGGGCGCCCGCGCAGCTCGGCTGCCCCTGTACCCTCAAGCTGTGGGAGGCAGGAGGGCCGCGCACTGTCACTCTCGGGAACGTCACCTTCCAGGTGGTCCACAATGCGGTGCCCTGA